The following DNA comes from Simkania negevensis Z.
AGATCTGGGAAGTGCCCTTGCCACAGAATTTGTCGATCACATTCGTCGCTTTGCTCGAAAAAATCCCCATTCGACTTCAACTCAACTGATCGATGCGATGAAGCACCACGCCCAGGACATTCTTCACCGTCCCCCATCCATTTCAGGAAAAACTCCCGAGTCGGGTTCCCCGAAAATGATTCTCATCGTTGGAGTAAATGGAAGCGGAAAAACGACCTCATGCGCAAAACTTGCTCGCCTCTTTCAAGAAGAGAAGAAAAAAGTTCTCCTCGCTGCTGCCGATACCTTCCGCGCTGCTGCCATTGAGCAGCTTGACATCTGGTCACAACGTCTGAAAATTGATTGTGTGAAAGGAAAGCCTGGTGGAGATCCCTCTGCCGTGATCTTTGACGCCCTTTCAGCCGCGAAAGCTCGGCAAAACGATGTTGTCATTGCTGACACAGCTGGGCGCCTTCAATCAAAAACTGAACTCATGGAAGAGCTCGCTAAAATCACCCGTGTCGCTCAGAAGGTTGTACCCGAAGCTCCACATGAAATCTACCTCGTTCTCGATGCGACAACCGGACAAAATGCTCTCGACCAAGCTAAAATCTTCAATGAATTCACCCCTCTTACAGGGCTCATCCTCACAAAGCTAGATGGTTCGGCCAAAGGAGGAATCATCCTTTCTATCTACCATCAAATGGGAATTCCTATTCGGTACATTGGAATTGGGGAAAAAGAAGATGACTTCATTCCCTTTAACCCAGAAAGTTATGTCGATGCACTATTTTCAGTTTAGCCGAAGGTTGATCCAAGACTGAACTCCATCGCAAAATTCTATGGGACCATACTCTGTCTGATTGGTTCGAGCTAATGAATAATCTCTTATGAGTCTCCAACCATTCTTTTTTAATAAAACACGGAGCTGTTGCTCTATTTCGAGGCCATGCGTTCCAATATGCATTCTTTTGACGCGAGCATTTAAAATATCAATTGATTCGGAAATCACATCAAACTCATTTCCCTGAACATCAAAATCGCAAAGATCAATGATTGGGGAGTCAATTTGTGTTAAGATGGTGCTAAGTCGGAGTTGTTTAACTTCAACAGCTTTGTAGTTATAAGCTGTAATTGCAACAGGTTGTCCTAAATGTGTTTCATTTGTCCATCTTACAATATAATCGCTTGGAACCATTATACATTGCCCAAACCAGTTGTTTAAGTCCCAACTCCCATCATTAGAAGTGATGTAAAAAAATATCGAAGATTCGATTTTTCCAACTGCAGCTGGAACAACTTTGTACTCATAACTGTGGATCCCAAACCTTTTCATTTCTTCGTGAATTTCAATCTGGGAACGATAGGGCTCTGCTTCAACGAGTGTCAAGTGAAATGGAAGGCCACAAAATCGAGCTGCAACACCTCCACGCGCAGCCCATCTACCATAACCCGCTCCAACTTCAACCATATTAAATGATCCTTTGGCATCGAAAACAGCTTCTAACAAATCAATCCATTCAAAGTATTCTTCATCAAAACCTTGAGGACCAACATTAGGAAACTTTTCAAAAATCGGATGGTGTTCAACTGAATATGTAACATCCACTTCAGCTGAAAGTTGGAATGTAAACATTGCTAAAACTAGATAAAAACTGCGAATACTTGATTTCATAGTCATCCTCTTCTGCGTTTATAAAAGCACTTCCAACACTAAATGAATCAAATTCGCGTCGGAGTTTTTTTATTCTTTCCAATTTCAATTTTATACTCAAACAACTTCAAAACCAATTTTTGAAGTTGTTTGAGTATAAAGTTGATCACCTTACATCTTTATAAGATTTTTATGAAATCCAAAACGAAGTCTAAATAGATTTTTATCTTGTTTGAAAAAATCGATCTCTAGAAAAACAATTAATTCAATCGAGGATTCACCCAAGATTGAACTCCATCGACAAACTTGATTTTTCCGTACTCAGTATTGTTGCTTCGAGAACAAGGGTAATCACGTAGTAGTTTCCAACCATTTCTTTTAAGCAAAACGCGAAGATCTTTCTCTATCTGATGGCTGTGAGTTCCAATATGCAGCCTCTTCACTCGAGCATTTAAGATGCGAATCGCTTCAGCAATTGCATCATATTCATTTCCTTGAATGTCAAAATCGCAAAGATCAATGATGGGTGCATCAACCTGATTCAAGATTGTGCTGAGACGAAGTTGCTCAATTTTAACGGCTTTATAATTACAGGCTGTAAAAGCAATAGGTTGTCCATAATATGTTTCTTTTGCCCAGCCTATGATGCGATCATGTGGAAACATCACAGACTGACCATACCAATTATCTAGATTCATTGTATCATCACTGCTCATGATGTAAAAGAAAATCGAGGACTCATTTTTCCCAACAGCAGCTGGAATCACAAAATACTCATGACTATTGATTCCATATTTTTTCATTTCTTCATGAATGTCAACATGACAACGATGCGGTTCTGCTTCAATTAGCGTCAGAAAGAATGGGAGATTCTTTGATCTTGCGGCTAGACCACCACGGACGCTCCATCTACCATAACCCGCACCAACTTCGAGCATGTTWAAGGCCCCTTCAGTATTTTCAACTGCTTCGAGTAAATCAATCCACTCGAAATACTCTTCATCATAATTCTGAGGAGGAACTTCAGGAAACTTGTCAAAAATTGGGTGAGGCTGAATAGGCTGTGAAGTATTTCGATAATTTGGAAAATAAAATTGCGAAGCGTTTGCAAAAGTTGGAAAATGAAGCGTAAGGATTGTTAAGATCAAGTAAAAGACAAGATGAGTTATTTTCACTTTCAGGCTCCTTGAAAAAAAATTTCTATGATTTGCAAATTTACAACTTAAAGGGACTTATCTGAAAGATAAAATTGTGCTTCCCTTCGTCCCTTCATATCTGTTTTAATAGAGAGGTATGATACGTGACACTTACCTTCAGCTCATCGACCAAACTCTTGCTTACATTCAAGAGCGTTTGCCAAAAAAGGAAATGCTTCCCCTTCCTCCAACCCCGGTGATGCCTCCACTTAAACCAAAAGTCGTCGAAGCTCCTCCTCCTCCAGCTCCGCCAAAAGTTGAAAAGAAAAAAGATAAAACTCTCGAGTTGCATCCCCCAACAAAGCCAGCGCCTTCTCATACAAACCGGATAGGCGTGTTGCTCAAATCGATTGCTCCTGAGCTATTTCTTCACGAAACTCCCCTTCCGGATGAAAAAGCCAAGCGGGTCAAAAATGCGTGGAATGAAAAATCTCTCGTACCCGAAATTCCCATTTTATTTCAGGGTTCTTACTATCGCTCTTTTCTCGAAAATTTGGCCAAAGCAATTTCACTCACTTTTGCCCCATCTCGAGTGATTGAAATGACTTCTTTCGAACAAGAAAAGAAATGGGACCTTTTTTTAGAGTCTCCGAAACTCAAGTTTATTTTGTGTCCCGATCATCTCATTTTCAGCTCGAAAGAACTTCTCCCTTTCTACAAAGAAAATCCCGGACAAAAAACCCGCTTCTTATCTAGCATTCCTCTTCTTCTTCTGCCTGATCTTGCTCTCTATTATAAAGATCCCTATCTTAAGCGCTCCCTATGGAACGTCCTATGTCAAACACTCAGCTAAAACTTCACTATGTTTCTGTGCTCTTAGACCAAGGATTGAATAAGCCTCTCGATTACTCCTTCTCAGGAGACATTGAAATCGGGATGCGTGTTCTTGTGCCAGTGCAAAAGTCCTTGCGCAAAGCAACTGTCGTGGCTCTTAAAGAGACACCAAGCGTTCCTCATGTTCAAGAAGTTCGCGAAGTGCTCACTGAAGAGACCCTTATCTCTGAAGATCTCTTTCAGCTTGCCAATTGGGTCAGCCGCTATTATTGCACCCCTTTGCGTAAAGTATTGCACGTGATCCTCCCTGCAACCATCCGGAAAGAAACGAAAGCCAAAGAACAACTCTTTGTCAAGAGGACCCTCTCTCCAAGCCAACTTGCAGAACATTGTCGTACCCTTCAGCAAAAAAACTCCGCTCAAGCAAAAGTTCTCGAAGTACTGCTCAAGTCTCCGAAAGGAATCCTTCTATCTGAACTCCTCGAACAAAGTGGGTGCTCAAAAAGTCCCGTCGAAACGCTCGCAAAAAAAAAGCTCCTTACCTTAGAAACAGTTCAAATCAACCGAAGTCCCTTAGAAGATCTCGAGTTTTTTCAAACAAAACCCAAAACACTCAAAGAAGAGCAACGTCTAACTCTCGATAAAATCCAAACTTCGCTGAAAGCTAATTCTTTTAAAACTCACCTCATTCACGGGATCACCGGCAGTGGTAAAACAGAAATCTACTTGCAAGCCATCCATGAAGCACGTGCGCAAAAAAAAGGGGTGATCCTCCTCGTTCCTGAAATCGCCCTCACTTCCCAAACGATTGAACGACTCAAGTCTCGTTTTACAGAAAAGCTTGGCATTTTGCACCACCGCCTTAGCGATGGA
Coding sequences within:
- the ftsY gene encoding signal recognition particle-docking protein FtsY codes for the protein MVFGLLKTGLSKIRRAFSRTRSILGEKVRELFGKPLDEETLDELEQILYEADLGSALATEFVDHIRRFARKNPHSTSTQLIDAMKHHAQDILHRPPSISGKTPESGSPKMILIVGVNGSGKTTSCAKLARLFQEEKKKVLLAAADTFRAAAIEQLDIWSQRLKIDCVKGKPGGDPSAVIFDALSAAKARQNDVVIADTAGRLQSKTELMEELAKITRVAQKVVPEAPHEIYLVLDATTGQNALDQAKIFNEFTPLTGLILTKLDGSAKGGIILSIYHQMGIPIRYIGIGEKEDDFIPFNPESYVDALFSV
- a CDS encoding FkbM family methyltransferase; amino-acid sequence: MKSSIRSFYLVLAMFTFQLSAEVDVTYSVEHHPIFEKFPNVGPQGFDEEYFEWIDLLEAVFDAKGSFNMVEVGAGYGRWAARGGVAARFCGLPFHLTLVEAEPYRSQIEIHEEMKRFGIHSYEYKVVPAAVGKIESSIFFYITSNDGSWDLNNWFGQCIMVPSDYIVRWTNETHLGQPVAITAYNYKAVEVKQLRLSTILTQIDSPIIDLCDFDVQGNEFDVISESIDILNARVKRMHIGTHGLEIEQQLRVLLKKNGWRLIRDYSLARTNQTEYGPIEFCDGVQSWINLRLN
- a CDS encoding FkbM family methyltransferase, which codes for MKITHLVFYLILTILTLHFPTFANASQFYFPNYRNTSQPIQPHPIFDKFPEVPPQNYDEEYFEWIDLLEAVENTEGAXNMLEVGAGYGRWSVRGGLAARSKNLPFFLTLIEAEPHRCHVDIHEEMKKYGINSHEYFVIPAAVGKNESSIFFYIMSSDDTMNLDNWYGQSVMFPHDRIIGWAKETYYGQPIAFTACNYKAVKIEQLRLSTILNQVDAPIIDLCDFDIQGNEYDAIAEAIRILNARVKRLHIGTHSHQIEKDLRVLLKRNGWKLLRDYPCSRSNNTEYGKIKFVDGVQSWVNPRLN